In Methanosarcina siciliae T4/M, one genomic interval encodes:
- the scpB gene encoding SMC-Scp complex subunit ScpB produces MSELEIIEAALFAAGRAVSLEKLMKITGMPKKNVSLVVRELMEAYSSRGSGIEILDLGERYVMQVKPEYSELMREVAPKELSAPKLRTLSMVAYHQPLLQSNLIEMRGSGAYDHIKDLIERGFVDSVPCGRSRQLSTTPLFADYFGLKRNDPNAIKEKIIELLKAQGGQSEIDLWIGKKIIAVTPMYESLMEMCGIKDYFVANAYCPSKEEISRLLEADVLVVTAGYLDAVKQHCDGEILEVRSTTFDDLIEAVSLLAEELPDEVNPKTVEKTLQKIRETREKYVSSALLVEKKVKPATEMVSKIVNDLNLRISTDGVLAAPDYGTSGKGVTIGKGAKILVPTHRTVEGDLLERVCKKYDSILEGLKNFEE; encoded by the coding sequence ATGAGTGAGCTTGAAATTATCGAAGCGGCTCTTTTTGCTGCAGGCAGGGCAGTAAGCCTTGAAAAACTTATGAAAATTACCGGAATGCCAAAAAAGAATGTCTCTCTGGTAGTTCGGGAACTGATGGAGGCTTACTCTTCCCGGGGCTCAGGCATCGAAATCCTGGACCTTGGTGAACGTTACGTCATGCAGGTAAAGCCCGAGTACTCCGAACTCATGCGGGAGGTTGCCCCAAAGGAACTTTCAGCCCCCAAACTCCGGACCCTTTCCATGGTTGCCTATCATCAGCCTCTGCTCCAGTCCAACCTTATCGAAATGAGGGGGAGTGGAGCTTATGACCATATAAAAGACCTGATTGAGAGAGGTTTTGTTGATTCCGTACCCTGCGGGAGGAGCAGGCAGCTTTCCACAACCCCACTGTTTGCAGATTATTTCGGTCTCAAAAGAAACGACCCTAATGCCATAAAAGAGAAAATAATTGAGCTCTTAAAGGCACAGGGAGGACAAAGTGAGATTGACCTCTGGATTGGGAAAAAAATCATTGCAGTGACTCCAATGTACGAATCCCTTATGGAGATGTGCGGGATTAAGGACTATTTTGTTGCAAATGCCTACTGCCCGTCCAAAGAGGAAATTTCCCGCCTGCTTGAGGCGGATGTGCTTGTGGTAACCGCAGGTTACCTTGATGCCGTGAAACAGCACTGTGACGGGGAAATCCTTGAGGTGCGGTCAACGACCTTTGATGACCTTATCGAAGCCGTTTCTCTTCTCGCCGAGGAACTTCCCGATGAAGTAAACCCGAAAACCGTGGAAAAAACCCTACAAAAGATCAGGGAGACCCGGGAAAAGTATGTGTCTTCGGCTTTACTCGTAGAAAAGAAGGTAAAGCCTGCAACCGAGATGGTTTCAAAGATTGTAAACGACCTCAATCTAAGGATTTCTACGGACGGCGTCCTTGCTGCTCCGGATTACGGGACTTCAGGTAAGGGGGTGACCATAGGTAAAGGAGCAAAAATTCTGGTTCCCACCCATCGCACTGTAGAGGGAGACCTTCTCGAAAGAGTCTGCAAAAAATATGATTCCATTCTTGAAGGCTTGAAAAACTTTGAAGAATAA
- the smc gene encoding chromosome segregation protein SMC, with protein MYIKEIEFVNFKSFGKKVKISFYNDFTTISGPNGSGKSNIIDGILFALGLTSSRTLRAEKLTDLIYNGDETKKPDFAQVTIRFDNTDRKLPLEIDEVVVSRKVKRTKNAYYSYFYFNGKAVSLGEIHSQIAKAGVTPEGYNVVMQGDVTQIISMSSVERRKIIDEIAGVAEFDERKQKALGELEVVRQQVERVDIILEEVRAQLGKLSGERDQALKYQALKTEKIKFEGYVLLSKLKDARTELENVDKELAGKEEHLEKVQVLLDERVKELEALEQALEQISLEIRKKGEDEQLQIKREIEETKGEISRCVDSIELSESELEDADAKRRKAFVDIDATKGKVKELEEKIEAENVRKESISSELSERKTERMLLQSRIADVDARFAATRDELMAARKKLEDVKNEKNELIRNEDRLLDTLRRKSSELRDIENQIKDAEAAVTASDSDTLSVQYEIEKLTGNLESLIKDRDDIESSHFRIKEDIRKLEGRLHSLQQEYAIAEARVRASEHGGGYSRAVEMVIGASRQNELFGIHGTIAQLGKVDRRYASALEVAAGNRMQAVVVDNDGDAAEAIEFLKRRKGGRATFLPLNKMRDSRRLGSLNYENGVIGYAIDLIEFDPEFEPAFWYVFQDTLVMEDLASARRLMGKARMVTLEGELLEKSGAMVGGSLSSKSGISFAAAEKDKLLELAEEIKSLDASRNAAISKQDSIESHVFELSRKIRDCEASISRKELELQEIAGREAKLADLLESKQADLRAIEEARTELRAEMDRVIAEKAEKEAEASELEAQVVELEAKLADSPLPEINKKAEFVEEEIRRLDGRIRDTEASLNALQLEKEYAEQKITEAKELIRELDEKKASRREKMGSLKAKISELEALLEEKQKRELQLSDELIGLQKERESVQVEYTAVKRRVSTASTTLEKAKQHVLTLTATKSALVDQEKQLLEEIERRGIEESSEVPSYETVYMRIQAIEEAMRRLEPVNMRAIDEYNEVELRLSDLQGKRDTLFSEREQLLERIDQYEQLKRDAFMEAYTSINSNFKAIFYELSDGMGELLLENPDDPFAGGMTLRAQPKEKTLQRIEAMSGGEKSLTALAFIFAIQQYRPAPFYAFDEIDMFLDGWNVERVSRRVKTSGSKVQFIVVSLRKPMIQAASRTIGVTMQENNITSITGVKLNG; from the coding sequence GTGTACATAAAAGAAATTGAGTTCGTTAATTTCAAGTCCTTCGGAAAAAAAGTAAAGATTTCCTTTTACAATGACTTTACCACTATTTCCGGTCCAAACGGGAGTGGGAAGTCGAACATCATAGACGGGATTCTCTTTGCACTCGGGCTTACAAGCTCCAGGACCCTCCGGGCTGAAAAACTTACGGATCTTATTTACAATGGTGATGAGACAAAAAAGCCCGATTTTGCCCAGGTTACGATCCGTTTTGACAATACTGACCGCAAGCTGCCGTTAGAGATTGATGAGGTTGTGGTCTCAAGAAAGGTCAAGCGGACAAAAAATGCGTATTACAGCTACTTTTACTTTAACGGAAAAGCCGTGAGCCTGGGAGAAATCCATTCCCAGATTGCAAAGGCGGGAGTAACGCCTGAAGGTTACAATGTGGTGATGCAGGGAGATGTCACACAGATCATCTCCATGAGCTCTGTGGAAAGGCGAAAGATTATTGATGAGATTGCCGGAGTTGCGGAGTTTGATGAGCGCAAGCAAAAGGCTCTCGGCGAGCTGGAGGTCGTCCGGCAGCAGGTCGAACGCGTGGACATCATTCTTGAAGAGGTGCGTGCCCAGCTTGGAAAACTCTCCGGGGAACGAGACCAGGCCCTGAAATATCAGGCTCTGAAAACTGAAAAAATCAAATTTGAAGGTTATGTCCTGCTCTCCAAGCTCAAGGATGCCAGAACCGAACTGGAAAATGTGGACAAAGAACTTGCAGGCAAAGAAGAGCACCTTGAAAAAGTTCAGGTTTTGCTGGATGAGAGGGTAAAGGAATTAGAAGCCCTTGAACAGGCCCTTGAACAAATTTCCCTTGAAATCCGGAAAAAAGGGGAAGATGAGCAGCTGCAGATCAAAAGGGAAATCGAAGAGACCAAAGGGGAAATTTCCCGCTGTGTGGATAGCATCGAACTTTCGGAATCCGAACTTGAGGATGCTGACGCAAAGCGCAGAAAAGCTTTTGTTGACATCGACGCCACAAAAGGCAAGGTGAAGGAGCTCGAAGAGAAAATCGAAGCTGAAAATGTGAGAAAAGAGAGCATTTCATCCGAGCTATCCGAGAGAAAAACCGAGCGTATGCTGCTTCAGAGCAGGATTGCGGATGTGGATGCCAGGTTTGCGGCAACAAGAGACGAGCTCATGGCTGCTCGCAAGAAACTTGAGGACGTTAAAAACGAGAAAAACGAGCTTATCCGCAATGAGGACCGGCTCCTTGATACTCTCCGAAGAAAATCCTCGGAACTGAGGGATATTGAAAACCAGATCAAGGATGCCGAAGCTGCAGTTACTGCCTCTGACAGTGATACGCTTTCTGTCCAGTATGAGATCGAGAAACTTACGGGAAACCTGGAATCCCTTATAAAAGACCGGGACGACATCGAGAGCAGCCATTTCAGGATAAAGGAAGACATCAGGAAACTTGAGGGAAGGCTGCACAGCCTCCAGCAGGAATATGCAATTGCCGAGGCAAGGGTCCGGGCTTCGGAACATGGAGGCGGGTATTCAAGGGCTGTGGAAATGGTAATAGGGGCTTCCCGGCAGAATGAACTTTTCGGAATTCACGGGACGATTGCCCAGCTCGGAAAAGTTGACCGCAGGTATGCGTCAGCTCTTGAGGTTGCAGCAGGGAACAGGATGCAAGCAGTTGTTGTGGATAACGACGGAGATGCTGCTGAAGCAATCGAGTTTCTTAAGAGGAGAAAGGGCGGAAGGGCTACTTTCCTGCCGCTTAACAAAATGAGGGATTCAAGGCGGCTTGGAAGCCTCAATTATGAAAATGGTGTAATAGGATATGCAATCGATCTAATTGAATTTGACCCCGAGTTCGAACCCGCTTTCTGGTATGTTTTTCAGGATACCCTTGTTATGGAAGACCTTGCCAGTGCCCGCCGCCTGATGGGAAAGGCGAGAATGGTCACTCTTGAAGGGGAGCTTCTTGAAAAGAGCGGGGCAATGGTTGGGGGTTCTCTCTCTTCAAAATCCGGGATCTCTTTTGCAGCCGCAGAAAAAGATAAACTTCTTGAACTTGCAGAAGAGATTAAATCTCTTGACGCAAGCCGGAATGCAGCGATCAGTAAACAGGACAGCATTGAAAGCCACGTTTTTGAGCTGAGCAGGAAAATCCGCGACTGTGAAGCCAGTATTTCCAGAAAAGAACTCGAGCTTCAGGAAATTGCCGGCAGGGAAGCAAAACTTGCCGACCTCCTAGAGTCCAAACAGGCAGATTTGAGGGCAATTGAAGAGGCAAGGACGGAACTCAGGGCTGAAATGGACAGGGTAATTGCGGAAAAGGCTGAAAAAGAGGCAGAGGCTTCCGAACTTGAGGCTCAGGTTGTCGAACTTGAGGCAAAGCTGGCTGATTCCCCTCTCCCCGAGATCAACAAAAAAGCCGAGTTTGTGGAAGAGGAAATCCGGAGGCTTGATGGCAGGATCAGGGATACCGAAGCCAGCCTGAATGCCCTGCAGCTTGAAAAAGAGTATGCTGAGCAGAAGATTACCGAGGCAAAGGAGCTTATCAGGGAACTTGATGAAAAGAAAGCTTCAAGGCGGGAAAAAATGGGTTCTCTTAAGGCAAAGATTTCGGAACTTGAAGCACTGCTTGAAGAGAAACAGAAACGGGAACTTCAGCTTTCCGATGAACTTATAGGGCTCCAGAAGGAAAGGGAAAGTGTTCAGGTTGAATACACTGCAGTAAAGCGTAGGGTCAGTACAGCTTCAACTACTCTGGAAAAGGCAAAGCAACATGTCCTTACACTTACAGCTACTAAAAGTGCCCTTGTTGACCAGGAAAAGCAACTGCTTGAAGAGATCGAGAGGAGGGGCATAGAAGAAAGCTCAGAGGTCCCTAGTTACGAAACCGTTTACATGAGGATCCAGGCAATCGAAGAAGCTATGCGCAGGCTTGAACCCGTAAACATGCGGGCAATCGATGAGTATAATGAGGTTGAACTCCGGCTTTCCGACCTGCAGGGTAAACGCGACACGCTCTTTTCCGAAAGGGAACAGCTCCTTGAACGCATCGACCAGTACGAGCAGCTCAAACGGGACGCCTTTATGGAAGCTTATACGAGTATAAATTCCAATTTCAAGGCCATTTTCTACGAGCTTTCCGACGGCATGGGTGAACTCCTGCTGGAAAATCCCGACGATCCCTTTGCAGGAGGAATGACCCTCAGAGCCCAGCCAAAAGAAAAGACCCTCCAGCGCATAGAAGCTATGTCCGGAGGAGAAAAGAGTCTTACGGCACTTGCTTTCATCTTTGCAATCCAGCAATACCGCCCTGCTCCTTTCTACGCCTTTGACGAAATCGACATGTTCCTTGACGGCTGGAATGTGGAAAGGGTTTCAAGGAGGGTTAAAACTTCAGGCTCAAAAGTCCAGTTCATCGTTGTTTCCTTAAGAAAACCCATGATCCAGGCTGCAAGCCGGACGATCGGGGTTACAATGCAGGAGAATAATATCACGAGCATTACCGGAGTGAAGCTTAATGGCTGA
- a CDS encoding segregation and condensation protein A, which yields MAELIDNSALNISGLPSPRESGEKDSLFSDPDFFGLPTTLSYLGVDWALLDLSEFDTYEPLGILVELAKDRKVDPWDIDIVQLTDSFLQRVEELQKMDLRISSRTLLYSAILLRMKSSVILEVEEEEAEDFDPGFFDDEYLPEPDEFPIPKLPVRRHSTRPVTLNELILELKKAERTLSRKNEKKARLAAEEPDVPDAPLATGDVLGIAHDEAISSRLALIWARLVELFMKQSVVEFSSLLQLSEDRVMDYLSLLFLASSRKIWLFQNEMFGELYIYPGEESGFSTEGNPPLFHQMKQGLIEDVSAPELSRGEKFAGSKAQVECMDGGPEDAGYPDILSFEPEHIDINSPVNSPEETR from the coding sequence ATGGCTGAACTTATAGATAATTCGGCACTCAACATTTCCGGCCTTCCTTCCCCACGCGAATCCGGGGAAAAGGACTCTCTTTTTTCAGATCCAGATTTTTTCGGGCTTCCAACAACTCTTTCTTACCTTGGCGTTGACTGGGCTCTGCTTGACCTTTCGGAGTTTGATACCTACGAGCCTCTTGGCATCCTGGTCGAACTTGCAAAAGACAGAAAGGTCGATCCCTGGGATATCGACATTGTGCAGCTAACCGACAGTTTTCTGCAGAGGGTAGAAGAGCTACAGAAAATGGATCTGAGGATTTCTTCCCGGACTCTCCTTTATTCCGCTATCCTCCTCCGCATGAAGTCTTCAGTAATCCTTGAGGTGGAAGAAGAGGAAGCTGAGGATTTTGACCCCGGCTTTTTCGATGACGAATATCTTCCCGAGCCTGATGAGTTCCCAATCCCGAAGCTGCCTGTCCGCCGCCATTCCACAAGGCCTGTCACTCTGAATGAACTTATTCTGGAGCTCAAAAAAGCTGAAAGGACACTCTCAAGAAAAAATGAAAAAAAAGCCCGGCTGGCTGCAGAAGAACCTGATGTCCCTGACGCTCCCCTGGCTACCGGAGACGTGCTCGGGATTGCCCATGATGAGGCTATAAGCTCGAGGCTTGCCCTTATCTGGGCAAGGCTTGTTGAACTCTTTATGAAGCAGTCTGTTGTGGAATTTTCCTCACTTCTTCAACTCAGTGAAGACCGGGTCATGGACTACCTTTCGCTTCTATTTCTTGCTTCGAGCAGAAAGATCTGGCTCTTCCAGAATGAAATGTTCGGGGAGCTGTACATTTACCCCGGAGAAGAATCAGGTTTTTCCACCGAAGGCAACCCGCCTCTCTTTCATCAGATGAAACAGGGCTTAATAGAAGATGTTTCCGCGCCTGAACTTTCCAGAGGGGAAAAGTTTGCAGGCAGTAAAGCTCAGGTTGAGTGCATGGACGGAGGGCCTGAGGATGCCGGGTATCCTGATATTCTTTCCTTTGAACCGGAACATATAGATATAAATTCCCCTGTAAACTCTCCTGAAGAAACACGTTAA
- a CDS encoding ABC transporter permease encodes MKLAKILKIALNMVKANKLRSWLTIIGVIIGIASVMAIITTGDYFQEQVTETLEELGGDVITIYPSTPFLVSSEEDVGEGDSTTAETDEGSENDTSASMLFESETEPELTMMDILTLRRIRAIEYINVNVDSGAELKFGSESTSIWVRGVDPGSWPKITKKKVGEGRMLAPGDREVVVISNELAKDTFEREIRLNQMILLNGRSYRVVGILAKDGGLLGSVGGSFGASVYMPYQEVNSLWNGDEEMPERERDVFGSIEIKVYKEADYDSALEEIKSKLRISRKVTEDTQDFYVYSPKEDIESVQKLINGLTAFLAFIAGISLLVGSTGIANTMFTSVLEKTKEIGIMKAIGAKNSDIMLIFLCNAAMIGLVGGIIGMLLGTAAVQVILFLISIKMNVSFEFALSLKGTLIATLVSIIVGLVAGLVPAKNASELKPVDALRYE; translated from the coding sequence ATGAAATTGGCGAAGATTTTGAAAATTGCCCTGAACATGGTCAAGGCCAATAAGCTAAGGAGCTGGCTGACCATCATAGGGGTCATCATAGGCATTGCCTCGGTAATGGCAATCATTACGACCGGGGACTATTTCCAGGAGCAGGTGACTGAAACCCTGGAAGAGCTGGGAGGCGATGTCATTACAATATACCCATCGACTCCTTTTTTAGTATCGTCTGAAGAAGATGTTGGAGAAGGGGATTCGACAACGGCAGAAACCGATGAGGGTTCTGAGAATGACACTTCCGCTTCTATGCTATTTGAATCAGAAACAGAGCCGGAACTCACCATGATGGACATACTTACCCTCCGGCGCATTCGGGCTATTGAATATATAAACGTTAATGTCGACTCCGGGGCGGAGTTGAAATTCGGAAGCGAGTCGACCAGTATCTGGGTTAGAGGTGTAGACCCCGGCAGCTGGCCCAAAATCACAAAAAAGAAAGTGGGGGAGGGCAGGATGCTTGCACCGGGAGACAGGGAAGTTGTGGTTATTTCGAATGAACTCGCAAAAGACACCTTCGAACGGGAAATCCGGCTCAACCAGATGATCCTCCTCAATGGCAGGTCTTACCGGGTAGTAGGAATCCTGGCAAAGGACGGAGGACTCCTCGGGAGCGTTGGGGGATCATTCGGAGCCAGCGTTTATATGCCATATCAGGAGGTAAACTCCCTTTGGAATGGCGATGAAGAAATGCCTGAAAGAGAACGGGATGTCTTCGGCAGCATAGAAATAAAGGTCTATAAGGAAGCTGATTATGATTCAGCCCTTGAAGAGATCAAGAGTAAATTGAGAATATCTAGAAAAGTTACCGAAGATACGCAGGACTTTTATGTGTATTCCCCAAAAGAGGATATTGAAAGCGTCCAAAAATTAATTAACGGCCTCACAGCATTCCTCGCGTTCATTGCAGGAATATCTCTCCTCGTAGGCTCCACGGGGATTGCAAACACAATGTTTACCTCCGTCCTTGAGAAAACAAAAGAAATCGGGATCATGAAAGCAATAGGAGCAAAGAACAGCGATATCATGCTGATTTTTCTCTGCAACGCTGCAATGATCGGCCTTGTGGGCGGAATAATAGGCATGCTTCTGGGAACAGCGGCAGTCCAGGTGATTTTATTCCTGATTTCAATTAAAATGAACGTTTCCTTCGAGTTCGCCCTCAGCCTGAAAGGTACCCTTATTGCAACTCTGGTCTCCATAATTGTGGGGCTCGTTGCAGGCCTTGTACCGGCAAAGAATGCATCCGAACTTAAGCCTGTGGACGCCTTGAGGTACGAATGA
- a CDS encoding TATA-box-binding protein yields MSESSIKIENVVASTKLAEEFDLTVIESEFEGAEYNKQKFPGLVYRVSDPKAAFLVFTSGKVVCTGAKNVADVHTVIGNMAKKLNSIGIKTMENPQITVQNIVASADLHTILNLNAIAIGLGLENIEYEPEQFPGLVYRIDEPKVVVLIFSSGKLVVTGGKSPEDCERGVEVVRQQLDNMGLL; encoded by the coding sequence ATGAGCGAATCTAGCATTAAAATTGAAAACGTGGTCGCATCCACCAAACTCGCTGAAGAGTTTGATTTAACTGTGATTGAATCCGAGTTCGAAGGCGCCGAGTACAACAAGCAGAAGTTCCCGGGGCTCGTCTACAGAGTTTCGGACCCCAAAGCTGCTTTCCTGGTCTTTACTTCCGGAAAGGTTGTCTGCACGGGAGCAAAAAACGTTGCTGACGTACATACAGTTATCGGCAACATGGCAAAAAAGCTGAACAGCATCGGGATCAAGACAATGGAAAACCCGCAGATTACTGTCCAGAATATAGTTGCCTCAGCAGACCTGCACACCATCCTTAACCTCAACGCAATTGCAATCGGGCTTGGGCTTGAAAATATCGAATACGAACCCGAGCAGTTCCCGGGGCTTGTGTACAGGATCGATGAGCCCAAGGTAGTTGTCCTTATTTTCAGTTCCGGAAAACTGGTAGTTACAGGCGGAAAATCCCCTGAAGACTGTGAAAGGGGTGTAGAAGTAGTCCGTCAGCAGCTCGATAATATGGGACTTTTATAA
- the aglJ gene encoding S-layer glycoprotein N-glycosyltransferase AglJ: MNNADVCILIPTLNEAATIGNLIKDFKKEGFSNIFVIDGNSRDGTAQIAEAEGAKVVLQTGRGKGQAMIQAFELIGSPYVIMLDGDGTYLAREASSLLGPILEGRADHVIGNRLEKYSPGAFTRLNLVGNRLINMLFDIAYNVQLRDILSGYRAFTLESIRELELNKTGFEIETEISVECVLKKQRVEEVPITYLPRSKQGATKLNPVKDGIKIGSTIYRLAKVHNPMFYFGILGSIFILAGLFTGIFVVSQWFQGITRIPLTILTTLFIIFGVQMFIFGMLSDLIVTLHRQTVGLIQEKNRQGK; this comes from the coding sequence GTGAACAACGCAGATGTTTGTATTCTTATTCCCACACTTAACGAAGCAGCAACGATAGGGAATCTTATTAAAGATTTTAAAAAAGAAGGGTTTTCCAACATTTTCGTAATCGATGGAAACAGCAGGGACGGGACAGCGCAGATTGCAGAGGCAGAAGGCGCAAAGGTTGTCCTGCAGACCGGAAGAGGTAAAGGGCAGGCAATGATCCAGGCTTTTGAGCTTATCGGGAGCCCCTATGTAATAATGCTCGACGGTGACGGGACATATCTTGCCAGAGAAGCCTCCTCTCTCCTTGGGCCTATCCTGGAAGGTAGAGCCGACCATGTTATAGGCAACCGGTTGGAAAAGTATTCTCCCGGGGCTTTTACAAGGCTTAACCTTGTGGGCAACCGCCTTATAAATATGCTTTTTGACATCGCTTATAATGTACAGTTAAGGGACATTCTCTCCGGCTACCGGGCATTTACTCTCGAAAGTATAAGGGAACTGGAACTCAACAAAACAGGCTTTGAAATTGAGACCGAGATCTCTGTGGAATGTGTCCTGAAAAAACAGAGAGTCGAAGAGGTCCCTATTACCTATCTCCCCAGGAGCAAGCAGGGAGCAACCAAGCTAAACCCTGTGAAAGACGGGATAAAAATCGGATCTACCATTTACAGGCTTGCAAAAGTACATAACCCGATGTTTTACTTCGGGATTCTGGGCTCTATCTTTATCCTGGCAGGCTTGTTTACGGGAATCTTTGTGGTGTCCCAGTGGTTCCAGGGGATTACCCGCATCCCCCTTACAATTCTCACAACACTGTTTATCATATTCGGGGTTCAGATGTTTATCTTCGGGATGCTCAGCGACCTTATAGTAACTCTCCACAGGCAAACCGTAGGTTTGATCCAGGAGAAAAACAGGCAGGGAAAATAA
- the thiC gene encoding phosphomethylpyrimidine synthase ThiC — protein MTIVEDAKKGIITEEMKIVAKDEGLDPEFIRRGIAAGRIVIPTSPYRQVKICGIGEGLRTKVNASIGVSSDIVDPDMEVQKAIAAEKAGADTLMELGTGGDFLGIRKKVIDSISLSVGSVPLYQAFIEAARKYGSIVHMTEDELFNATEAQAKLGTNFMAIHTGINNITLDRLKAHGRYGGLCSRGGAFMSAWMLHNEKENPLYANFDYLVEILKEHEVVLSTGNGMRAGAVHDATDRAQIQELIINSEVAEKAHQQGLQVIVEGPGHVPLDQIATNVKLMKEMSGHKPFYMLGPLVTDIAPGYDHIVTAIGASVSASYGCDFLCYVTPAEHLALPNLEDVITGVKTSRIAAHVGDMIKYPERAKQWDLDMGRARRELDWEKMYSLAIDPEHAREVRNSRAPEDTDACTMCGNFCALKIVNQNYNLAK, from the coding sequence ATGACAATCGTGGAAGATGCAAAAAAAGGAATTATCACCGAAGAGATGAAAATCGTTGCAAAGGATGAAGGACTTGACCCCGAATTCATCCGCAGGGGTATTGCAGCCGGTAGGATCGTTATTCCAACTTCCCCCTACAGACAGGTAAAGATCTGCGGTATTGGAGAAGGGCTCAGGACCAAAGTTAATGCTTCCATCGGGGTATCCTCGGACATTGTTGACCCGGATATGGAAGTCCAAAAAGCAATCGCTGCAGAAAAAGCAGGTGCTGACACCCTCATGGAGCTCGGAACCGGTGGAGATTTCCTCGGGATCAGGAAGAAAGTAATTGACAGCATCTCCCTTTCAGTCGGTTCGGTGCCTCTTTACCAGGCTTTCATCGAAGCTGCCAGAAAGTACGGTTCAATCGTGCACATGACAGAAGACGAGCTCTTCAACGCAACCGAAGCCCAGGCAAAGCTCGGGACCAACTTCATGGCAATCCATACCGGAATCAACAACATCACCCTTGATAGGCTTAAAGCCCACGGCAGATACGGTGGGCTCTGCTCCCGCGGCGGCGCTTTCATGAGTGCCTGGATGCTCCACAACGAAAAGGAAAACCCTCTCTACGCAAACTTCGACTACCTCGTTGAAATCCTCAAGGAACACGAAGTTGTCCTTTCCACAGGAAACGGAATGCGTGCAGGTGCAGTCCACGATGCAACCGACCGTGCCCAGATCCAGGAATTGATCATTAACTCCGAAGTGGCTGAGAAGGCACACCAGCAGGGCCTTCAGGTCATTGTCGAAGGTCCGGGTCACGTTCCACTTGACCAGATCGCAACCAATGTGAAGCTCATGAAGGAAATGAGCGGCCACAAGCCCTTCTACATGCTCGGTCCTCTCGTAACTGACATTGCTCCCGGCTACGACCACATCGTAACCGCAATCGGTGCATCTGTCTCTGCCTCCTATGGCTGTGACTTCCTCTGCTACGTAACTCCTGCAGAGCACCTTGCCCTCCCGAACCTCGAAGACGTCATCACCGGAGTCAAGACCTCAAGAATTGCAGCTCACGTCGGCGACATGATAAAGTACCCCGAAAGAGCAAAACAGTGGGACCTTGACATGGGCAGAGCCAGGAGAGAACTCGACTGGGAAAAGATGTACTCCCTTGCAATCGACCCCGAACACGCAAGAGAAGTCAGGAACAGCAGGGCACCCGAAGACACCGACGCATGCACAATGTGCGGTAACTTCTGCGCTCTGAAGATCGTCAACCAGAACTATAACCTTGCAAAATAA